One window of Mesorhizobium loti R88b genomic DNA carries:
- the trbJ gene encoding P-type conjugative transfer protein TrbJ yields MTVHQSRPRAIFLVAAMLAAPSAISPMMTAPAYAFIVFDPSNYSQNVLTAARSLQQITNQITSLQNQAQMLINQARNLASLPLSSLQQLQQSVQRTQQLLGQAQNIAFDVQQVDKAFQQQYGSVSLSASDQELVTDARSRWQNTVGGLQDAMRVQAGVVGNIETGRAQMSALVGASQSATGALQATQAGNQLLALQGQQLADLTAVVAANGRAQALSEAERAAAVDQGREQRRRFLAPDSGYEAGSVQMFNR; encoded by the coding sequence ATGACTGTTCATCAAAGCCGTCCGCGCGCCATCTTTCTGGTCGCGGCGATGCTCGCCGCGCCGTCCGCCATCTCGCCGATGATGACTGCCCCAGCGTATGCCTTCATCGTGTTTGATCCATCGAACTATTCCCAGAATGTTCTGACGGCCGCGCGTTCCCTGCAGCAGATCACAAACCAGATCACCTCGCTTCAGAACCAGGCCCAGATGCTGATCAACCAGGCGCGCAACCTGGCGAGCCTGCCTTTGTCCTCGCTGCAGCAACTGCAACAGTCGGTGCAACGCACGCAACAGCTTCTCGGGCAAGCACAAAACATCGCCTTCGACGTCCAGCAGGTCGACAAGGCCTTTCAGCAGCAATACGGCAGCGTCTCGCTCTCTGCATCCGACCAGGAGCTCGTCACGGACGCGCGCTCGCGCTGGCAAAACACGGTGGGCGGCCTTCAGGACGCCATGCGCGTCCAGGCGGGCGTCGTTGGAAACATCGAGACCGGCCGCGCGCAGATGTCGGCGCTGGTCGGCGCCAGCCAATCGGCGACCGGAGCGCTGCAGGCGACGCAAGCTGGCAATCAGCTTCTTGCGCTCCAGGGCCAGCAGCTCGCGGACCTGACCGCTGTGGTCGCCGCCAACGGCCGCGCCCAGGCTCTGAGTGAGGCCGAGCGTGCCGCCGCGGTCGATCAGGGCCGCGAGCAACGCCGCCGCTTCCTGGCGCCGGACTCCGGCTACGAGGCCGGCTCGGTCCAGATGTTCAACCGCTGA
- a CDS encoding SDR family NAD(P)-dependent oxidoreductase — protein sequence MAAIRLINALIELLGRQPNAVIINVSSGLAFVPLVIAPTYSAIKAAIHGYTVS from the coding sequence GTGGCGGCCATCCGCCTTATCAATGCGTTGATCGAGCTCCTGGGTCGGCAACCCAATGCTGTAATCATCAACGTCAGCTCAGGTTTGGCGTTCGTGCCGCTGGTAATCGCCCCGACCTACTCAGCGATCAAGGCTGCGATTCACGGCTATACGGTTTCATAG
- the trbE gene encoding conjugal transfer protein TrbE encodes MMSLAEYRQTAARLADYLPWAALIAPGVVLNKDGSFQRTARFRGPDLDSAVAAELVAVASRINNAFRRLGSGWSVFVEAQRHEAASYPESQFPNAASSLLDAERKADFDEEGVHFVSSYFLTFLFLPPPEDATRAEGWLYEGRDQSDADPGEIVRAFVDRTERVLSLLDGFMPECHWLDDGETLTYLHSTISTKRHKVRVPETPIYLDALLADEPLAGGLEPRLGDKHLRVLSIVGFPTATTPGLLDDLNRLAFPYRWSTRAILLDKVDAVRLLTRIRRQWFAKRKSIASILKEVMTNEASPLLDTDAANKAADADTALQELGADMAGMAYVTATVAIWDCDPRVAEEKLRLVEKVIQGRDFTAIAETVNAVDAWLGSLPGHAYANVRQPPISTLNLAHMMPLSAVWAGPERDEHLVSPPLLYGKTEGSTPFRLVLHVGDVGHTLVVGPTGAGKSVLLALMALQFCRYRNAQIFAFDFGGSIRAAALAMGGDWHDLGGRLTEGVDASVSLQPLARVDYTYERAWAADWIVAILMREGIQITPDAKEHIWAALTSLGSAPVEERTITGLSVLLQANDLKQALRPYCVGGAHGRLLDAEAEHLGQASVQAFEIEGLVGTQAAPAVLSYLFHRIGDRLDGRPTLLIIDEGWLALDDEGFAGQLREWLKTLRKKNASVVFATQSLADIDNSTIAPAIIESCPTRLLLPNERAAEPQITAIYRRFGLNDRQIEILARATPKRDYYCQSRRGNRLFELGLSEVGLALCAASSKSDQALISSIIAEHGRHGFLAAWLRARDVGWAVDLIPNLTLPEPEKDPQP; translated from the coding sequence ATGATGAGCCTTGCCGAATACCGCCAAACCGCTGCTCGCCTTGCCGACTATCTGCCTTGGGCAGCTCTTATCGCGCCGGGCGTCGTGCTCAACAAGGATGGAAGCTTTCAGCGCACCGCGAGGTTTCGCGGCCCCGATCTCGACTCCGCCGTCGCGGCAGAGCTGGTTGCGGTGGCGTCCCGCATCAACAACGCCTTTCGTCGCCTCGGCTCGGGCTGGAGCGTCTTTGTCGAAGCGCAGCGGCACGAAGCCGCCTCCTATCCCGAGAGCCAGTTTCCCAATGCGGCCTCCAGCCTGCTCGATGCCGAGCGCAAAGCCGATTTCGACGAGGAGGGGGTTCATTTCGTGTCGAGCTACTTTCTCACATTCCTGTTCCTGCCACCGCCAGAAGACGCCACGCGCGCCGAAGGATGGCTTTATGAGGGTCGCGACCAGTCGGACGCGGATCCGGGCGAGATCGTGCGCGCCTTTGTCGACCGGACGGAGCGCGTGCTGTCCCTGCTCGACGGGTTCATGCCGGAATGCCACTGGCTCGATGACGGCGAAACGCTCACCTACCTGCATTCGACGATCTCGACCAAACGCCATAAGGTGCGCGTCCCCGAGACGCCGATCTATCTCGATGCGCTGCTGGCCGATGAACCGCTCGCGGGCGGGCTCGAGCCGCGGCTTGGCGACAAGCATCTTCGCGTGCTCTCGATTGTCGGCTTCCCGACTGCCACGACACCCGGCCTGCTTGATGACCTCAATCGGCTGGCCTTCCCCTATCGCTGGTCGACCCGCGCGATCCTGCTCGACAAGGTCGACGCTGTCCGCCTGTTGACCAGGATAAGGCGGCAATGGTTTGCGAAGCGCAAGAGCATCGCCTCGATCCTCAAAGAGGTGATGACCAACGAAGCGTCACCCCTCCTCGACACCGACGCCGCCAACAAGGCGGCCGACGCCGATACGGCGTTGCAGGAGCTCGGCGCCGACATGGCGGGCATGGCCTATGTCACCGCGACCGTCGCTATCTGGGATTGCGACCCGCGCGTGGCCGAAGAGAAATTACGGCTTGTCGAGAAGGTCATCCAGGGCCGCGACTTCACGGCGATTGCCGAGACCGTCAACGCCGTCGACGCCTGGCTCGGTTCCTTGCCCGGGCACGCCTACGCCAATGTCCGTCAGCCTCCCATCTCAACGCTCAATCTCGCCCACATGATGCCGCTGTCCGCCGTGTGGGCGGGGCCGGAACGGGACGAGCATCTGGTCAGTCCGCCCTTGCTTTACGGCAAGACCGAAGGCTCGACCCCGTTCCGGTTGGTCCTTCATGTCGGCGATGTCGGTCATACGCTGGTCGTCGGCCCCACTGGCGCCGGCAAGTCGGTGCTGCTCGCGCTGATGGCGCTGCAGTTCTGCCGCTACCGCAACGCTCAGATATTTGCCTTCGATTTCGGCGGCTCTATCCGCGCCGCGGCACTCGCCATGGGTGGCGACTGGCACGATCTGGGCGGGCGCCTCACCGAAGGCGTGGACGCCTCCGTTTCGCTGCAGCCGCTAGCCCGGGTTGATTACACATACGAGCGCGCCTGGGCGGCTGACTGGATCGTTGCGATCCTGATGCGCGAGGGCATCCAGATCACCCCGGACGCAAAGGAGCATATCTGGGCGGCGCTGACGTCGCTTGGCTCGGCTCCCGTCGAGGAGCGCACCATCACCGGGCTCAGTGTGCTGTTGCAAGCCAATGACTTGAAGCAGGCATTGCGCCCTTACTGTGTCGGAGGCGCTCACGGCCGATTGCTCGACGCCGAGGCCGAACACCTCGGCCAGGCATCCGTGCAGGCCTTCGAGATAGAAGGACTGGTGGGCACGCAAGCCGCACCGGCTGTCCTGTCCTATCTGTTTCATCGCATCGGCGATCGGCTCGACGGGCGTCCGACGCTCCTCATCATCGACGAAGGCTGGCTTGCCCTCGATGACGAGGGGTTTGCCGGGCAGTTGCGCGAGTGGCTGAAGACGCTGCGCAAGAAGAACGCCAGCGTCGTCTTCGCCACCCAGTCACTTGCCGATATCGACAATTCGACCATCGCGCCGGCGATCATCGAAAGCTGTCCAACCCGGCTGCTGTTGCCCAATGAGCGCGCGGCTGAGCCGCAGATTACCGCCATCTATCGGCGCTTCGGCCTGAACGACCGCCAGATCGAAATCCTGGCGAGAGCGACACCCAAGCGCGATTACTACTGCCAGTCCCGTCGCGGCAACCGTCTCTTCGAGCTCGGCCTGTCCGAGGTCGGGCTGGCACTTTGCGCCGCGTCCTCGAAGAGCGATCAGGCCTTGATCAGCAGCATCATCGCCGAGCATGGCCGCCACGGCTTCCTGGCGGCCTGGCTGCGTGCCCGTGACGTCGGCTGGGCCGTCGACCTCATTCCCAACCTCACCCTTCCCGAACCTGAAAAGGATCCGCAACCATGA
- a CDS encoding TrbI/VirB10 family protein, which produces MNENEIPAAPMQLRADPPRVTRLSRKVLAGIGLCASLGVGGALIYALQTSETGRHGDELYSTSNRQPADGLASLPRDYTGPVLGPPLPGDLGRPLLDAQNKGQPVVPPTIAAPMVDEAQQRRRAEEEAARTSRVFFQTGQSTAAMAETPPAGTSPPNLGGPDLAGQIGQSTTQDRQLGFLNAAADRRTVAPDRVTPPASPYVLQAGAVIPAALITGIRSDLPGQITAQVTENVYDSPTGRSLLIPQGTRVIGQYDNDVGFGQRRVLLVWSRLVFPNGRSIVLERQPGTDAQGYAGLEDGVDYHWAELFKAAALTTILSVGAEAGSSGQESDIVRALRGGASDSLSQVGQQIVQRQLNIAPTLTIRPGVNVRVVVTRDLVLEPYGG; this is translated from the coding sequence GTGAACGAGAACGAGATCCCGGCTGCCCCCATGCAGCTTCGCGCCGATCCGCCGCGCGTCACGCGCCTGTCGCGCAAGGTGCTCGCCGGCATCGGCTTATGTGCATCGCTTGGCGTCGGCGGCGCGCTGATCTACGCGCTTCAGACGAGTGAAACCGGCAGGCATGGCGACGAGCTGTACTCGACGTCCAACAGGCAGCCCGCCGATGGACTGGCCAGCCTGCCGCGCGACTATACCGGTCCCGTTCTTGGGCCGCCGCTGCCTGGCGATCTTGGCCGGCCGCTGCTTGATGCCCAGAACAAGGGACAGCCCGTCGTGCCGCCAACGATCGCGGCACCCATGGTCGATGAGGCGCAACAGCGCCGGCGGGCCGAAGAGGAGGCGGCCCGAACCTCGCGTGTCTTCTTCCAGACGGGGCAGTCAACCGCGGCGATGGCCGAAACCCCGCCCGCAGGAACTTCCCCGCCGAACCTTGGCGGCCCCGACCTTGCCGGTCAGATCGGCCAGTCGACCACGCAAGACCGTCAACTTGGCTTTCTGAATGCGGCCGCTGATCGGCGCACCGTGGCGCCGGATCGCGTCACGCCGCCGGCATCGCCCTATGTGCTCCAGGCAGGGGCCGTCATCCCGGCCGCCCTCATCACCGGTATCCGTTCCGATCTGCCTGGTCAGATCACCGCCCAGGTGACCGAAAATGTCTATGACAGTCCCACGGGTCGCTCGCTGCTGATCCCGCAAGGGACGCGTGTCATTGGCCAATACGACAACGACGTCGGCTTCGGCCAGCGGCGCGTGCTGCTTGTCTGGAGCAGGCTGGTCTTTCCCAACGGACGCTCCATTGTTCTTGAGCGCCAGCCTGGCACTGACGCCCAAGGCTATGCCGGCCTTGAGGACGGCGTGGACTACCATTGGGCCGAACTGTTCAAGGCTGCCGCACTCACCACCATCCTCAGCGTTGGTGCTGAGGCCGGCTCGTCCGGCCAGGAAAGTGACATCGTGCGCGCCTTGCGCGGCGGCGCCTCCGACAGCCTCAGCCAGGTGGGCCAGCAGATCGTCCAGCGCCAACTCAACATCGCACCGACGCTGACGATACGGCCGGGCGTCAATGTGCGTGTCGTCGTTACGCGCGATCTCGTGCTCGAACCCTACGGAGGCTGA
- a CDS encoding DUF2274 domain-containing protein encodes MAKLKLGPIADDKPVKVTVELPAPLHRDLSRYAEILGRDAGQPSPDPLRLIVPMLERFIATDRGFARAKQERKG; translated from the coding sequence ATGGCCAAGCTGAAACTCGGTCCGATTGCAGACGACAAGCCGGTTAAGGTCACAGTGGAACTGCCGGCGCCGCTGCACCGCGATCTGTCGAGATATGCTGAGATCCTTGGCCGCGACGCGGGTCAGCCTTCCCCTGATCCTCTTCGCCTGATTGTGCCCATGCTTGAGCGATTTATCGCGACGGATCGGGGCTTTGCCAGAGCCAAGCAGGAGCGGAAAGGTTGA
- the trbL gene encoding P-type conjugative transfer protein TrbL → MGNTGVIDQFLATFSRYIDSGFGLLGGEVAFVATTLIVIDVTLAALFWSWGADDDILARLVKKTLFVGVFAYLISNWNGLAQIVFESFSGLGLKASGTGFSAQDLLHPGKVAQTGLDAGRPLLEAISGLMGYVSFFENFIQIACLLFAWALVLLAFFILAVQLFVTLIEFKLATLAGFVLIPFGLFGKTAFMAERVLGNVISSGIKVLVLAVVIGIGSTLFGEFTQGFGGESPTIDQAMAIVLAALSLLGLGIFGPGIANGLVAGGPQLGAGAAVGTGLAAGGMAVVGHGAAGLAARGGTAVFSGAMSAARSGTSLAGGASAAYTLGAAGQAGAAGIASGLGGIARAGAAAASSPLKRAAANTGQSLKSSFASGASSAAEITGGSSTTMGTIGGAALSDAAPASGAGKPSGTHGQPEWARRLQRSQRLSHGAQTAAHAIRAGDSHGGGASISLSEGK, encoded by the coding sequence ATGGGCAATACCGGTGTCATCGACCAATTCCTGGCCACTTTCAGCCGCTACATCGACAGCGGTTTCGGCCTGCTCGGCGGCGAGGTCGCCTTCGTCGCCACCACGCTGATCGTCATCGACGTTACGCTCGCCGCGCTCTTCTGGAGCTGGGGCGCTGATGACGACATTCTCGCGCGGCTCGTCAAGAAGACGCTCTTCGTCGGTGTCTTCGCCTATCTGATATCCAACTGGAACGGTCTCGCCCAAATCGTGTTCGAAAGTTTCTCCGGTCTTGGTCTGAAGGCGAGCGGAACCGGCTTCTCGGCACAGGACCTGCTGCACCCCGGCAAGGTGGCGCAAACCGGTCTCGATGCGGGACGACCATTGCTTGAGGCGATCTCCGGTTTGATGGGCTACGTCTCCTTTTTTGAAAACTTCATCCAGATCGCTTGCCTGCTCTTTGCCTGGGCGCTCGTCCTGCTCGCCTTCTTCATTTTGGCGGTACAGCTCTTTGTGACGCTGATCGAGTTCAAGCTGGCGACGCTGGCCGGCTTCGTGCTGATTCCCTTCGGCCTCTTCGGCAAAACTGCCTTCATGGCCGAGCGCGTGCTCGGCAACGTCATCTCGTCCGGCATCAAGGTTCTGGTGCTTGCCGTCGTCATCGGCATCGGATCGACGCTCTTCGGCGAATTCACCCAGGGTTTCGGCGGTGAGAGCCCGACCATCGACCAGGCCATGGCGATCGTATTGGCGGCGCTGTCGCTGCTTGGCCTCGGCATCTTCGGTCCTGGCATCGCCAACGGCCTCGTCGCGGGTGGACCGCAGCTTGGGGCCGGTGCGGCCGTCGGCACTGGCCTTGCCGCTGGCGGCATGGCGGTTGTGGGCCATGGCGCAGCCGGCCTGGCGGCGCGAGGCGGGACAGCCGTATTCTCGGGCGCGATGTCAGCCGCGCGTAGCGGCACGTCACTCGCTGGCGGCGCCTCGGCCGCTTACACGCTTGGCGCCGCCGGCCAAGCTGGCGCGGCAGGCATCGCCTCCGGTTTGGGCGGCATTGCGCGTGCTGGCGCTGCGGCAGCCTCCTCTCCTCTCAAGCGCGCTGCCGCAAACACCGGTCAGTCGCTTAAGTCCAGCTTCGCCTCCGGCGCCAGTTCGGCGGCTGAAATCACCGGCGGTTCGTCGACCACCATGGGAACGATCGGCGGCGCCGCGTTGTCAGACGCGGCTCCTGCGTCCGGCGCTGGCAAGCCATCTGGCACGCACGGACAGCCGGAATGGGCCAGACGCTTGCAGCGCTCTCAACGCCTCTCTCATGGCGCACAGACCGCCGCCCACGCGATACGCGCCGGCGACAGCCATGGCGGCGGAGCTTCGATTTCTCTTTCTGAAGGCAAATGA
- the trbK-alt gene encoding putative entry exclusion protein TrbK-alt — protein sequence MDGKTLARMVAVIFVAGAVTAAALGKSRNYNKPAGESAHTTAGLIPNPLHDGLRRCQILGEAALRDDGCARLWAEQRDRFLGLKEPSGRSIGEPDAPDAALHEAR from the coding sequence ATGGACGGCAAAACCCTCGCTCGCATGGTGGCTGTCATCTTTGTCGCGGGCGCCGTCACGGCAGCCGCGCTCGGTAAGAGCCGGAACTACAACAAGCCGGCGGGCGAAAGCGCGCACACAACCGCAGGCTTGATACCGAACCCGCTTCACGATGGTCTGCGCCGCTGCCAAATCCTCGGCGAGGCTGCGCTGCGTGACGATGGATGCGCGCGGCTGTGGGCTGAACAGCGCGATCGCTTCCTTGGTCTGAAAGAGCCATCGGGGCGTTCGATAGGCGAGCCGGACGCGCCAGATGCTGCCCTGCACGAGGCCCGATAG
- the trbF gene encoding conjugal transfer protein TrbF yields the protein MNIFRRPDVHYGKTPGPETPYQKAQQIWDERIGSARVQARNWRAMAFGSLILSAGLSTSLVWQLGRGTVVPWVVQVDKMGQVQATAPAIADYKPTDPQIAWHLARFVEQVRSIPADPIVLRQDWLRAYDWTTDQGAAALNDYARANDPFSRVGKQQVAVDISSVIRASPGSFRVAWIEHHYENGQLSGTERWTAILTIVTQMPNDAERLRANPLGIYVNAIDWSREMSQ from the coding sequence ATGAATATCTTCAGGCGACCCGACGTCCACTACGGCAAGACCCCTGGGCCGGAAACCCCCTATCAAAAGGCGCAGCAGATCTGGGATGAACGCATCGGCTCTGCGCGCGTGCAGGCACGCAACTGGCGCGCCATGGCGTTCGGGTCGCTCATCTTGTCGGCAGGCCTTTCCACGTCACTGGTCTGGCAATTGGGCCGCGGTACCGTCGTGCCCTGGGTCGTGCAGGTCGACAAAATGGGCCAGGTTCAAGCGACCGCGCCCGCGATTGCAGATTATAAGCCGACTGATCCTCAGATAGCGTGGCATCTCGCCCGCTTTGTCGAACAGGTGCGCTCCATCCCCGCCGATCCAATCGTCCTGCGCCAGGACTGGCTGCGCGCCTATGATTGGACCACCGACCAGGGCGCCGCAGCGCTCAACGACTACGCCCGCGCGAACGACCCTTTCTCCAGGGTCGGCAAGCAGCAGGTCGCGGTGGATATTTCGTCGGTCATCAGGGCTTCACCGGGCTCCTTTCGTGTCGCCTGGATCGAGCACCACTACGAAAACGGCCAGCTTTCCGGCACCGAGCGCTGGACCGCGATCCTGACGATCGTGACACAGATGCCAAACGACGCCGAACGTCTTCGCGCCAATCCGCTCGGCATCTACGTCAACGCCATCGACTGGTCCCGGGAGATGAGCCAATGA
- a CDS encoding diacylglycerol/lipid kinase family protein yields MALINKSAGAAARKGDIAKAVRDGFAERGVETDVRLVDGREVEELARRFVAENRSRSGHGLTLVVGGGDGTLGSAASALAGTDVVLGVLPLGTLNHFAKDLGVPLDLKAAIDTIATGKPVAVDVAEVNGRVFLNNSSIGIYPFFVAKRSAEQRRRGFSKLAAIGPAIMRTLRFASWQAVHVAAQGTRERLLTPCVFVGNNFYDIAELGHRRSLSSKELCVYVVKRQSWFGLALLPFKIAFGMIDSTRDIEIYRAGSLQITSHRHAMLVSLDGEAVSMDMPLNFQIRPAALQVLAPVKMTRAAGRS; encoded by the coding sequence ATGGCGCTCATCAACAAAAGTGCCGGCGCTGCGGCGCGCAAGGGCGACATCGCGAAAGCCGTTCGGGACGGGTTCGCCGAACGTGGCGTCGAGACGGATGTGCGATTGGTGGACGGACGAGAGGTTGAAGAGCTCGCTCGGCGCTTCGTTGCCGAAAATAGGTCGAGGTCCGGCCATGGACTAACATTGGTGGTGGGCGGTGGCGACGGCACTCTCGGCAGCGCGGCCTCGGCGCTGGCGGGGACGGATGTGGTGCTCGGTGTCCTTCCGCTCGGCACATTAAACCACTTTGCCAAGGATTTGGGCGTGCCGCTCGACCTCAAGGCGGCGATCGATACAATCGCGACCGGCAAGCCTGTGGCGGTCGATGTCGCCGAGGTCAACGGCCGCGTTTTTCTCAACAACTCATCGATTGGGATCTATCCCTTTTTTGTTGCAAAGCGTTCAGCCGAGCAGCGGCGCCGCGGGTTCAGTAAGCTCGCCGCCATCGGACCCGCTATCATGAGAACGTTGAGATTCGCGTCCTGGCAGGCTGTCCACGTCGCTGCCCAGGGCACCCGCGAAAGATTGCTGACGCCCTGCGTGTTTGTTGGCAACAATTTCTACGACATCGCCGAGCTTGGCCACCGCCGCAGCCTCTCGTCAAAAGAGTTGTGCGTTTATGTCGTCAAGCGGCAGTCCTGGTTTGGACTGGCATTGCTTCCGTTCAAGATCGCGTTTGGCATGATCGACTCCACCCGAGATATTGAAATCTATCGGGCTGGTTCGCTCCAGATCACATCGCATCGCCACGCCATGCTGGTTTCTCTGGACGGCGAAGCCGTCAGCATGGACATGCCCCTGAACTTTCAGATTCGACCGGCGGCCTTGCAGGTCCTTGCCCCTGTCAAAATGACCAGAGCCGCTGGCCGTAGCTGA
- the trbG gene encoding P-type conjugative transfer protein TrbG, whose amino-acid sequence MNLPLCVIATPASARSAFAVVLLSGSILAGCATPHKPPQISYDAYVPPLPAAPAAALDERPKSLHVPPGWVPARGGVAGSTPVTRVENANAAARVQPRREGYYNAIQIYPWSEGALYQVYAAPGRITDIALEPGESLTGEGPIAAGDTARWIIGDTESGAGVTRRVHVLVKPSRSDINTNLVITTDRRSYMIELQSGEKPYMPAVSWVYPAPPAGQARAIPATPVMPAITARNYRYGLTGDAPPWRPVSVYDDGRRVYVEFPGGIVQGEMPPIFVIGPDGEAEIANSRVYQNTLIVDRLFGAAELRLGSGKRQQTVRIVRTDATRRGLSMSGTNAAPNAKDAFRQRGGEHS is encoded by the coding sequence ATGAACCTGCCATTGTGTGTCATCGCCACTCCGGCTTCGGCAAGGTCGGCGTTTGCCGTGGTGTTGCTATCGGGCTCCATACTTGCCGGTTGCGCCACACCGCACAAACCACCGCAGATCTCCTATGATGCTTACGTGCCGCCTTTGCCCGCCGCTCCGGCAGCCGCGCTCGATGAAAGGCCAAAGTCGCTGCACGTTCCACCAGGGTGGGTCCCGGCCCGCGGCGGTGTCGCCGGCAGCACGCCGGTGACGCGCGTCGAGAACGCCAACGCGGCGGCGCGAGTCCAGCCGCGTCGTGAGGGCTATTACAACGCCATTCAGATCTATCCCTGGAGTGAAGGAGCCCTTTATCAGGTCTATGCCGCTCCAGGACGGATAACGGACATCGCGCTCGAGCCTGGCGAAAGCCTGACCGGCGAAGGTCCGATAGCGGCGGGCGATACCGCGCGCTGGATCATCGGTGATACCGAAAGCGGAGCGGGCGTCACCAGGCGCGTCCATGTGCTGGTCAAGCCTTCGCGCTCGGACATCAACACCAATCTCGTCATCACCACTGACCGGCGCAGCTACATGATCGAGTTGCAATCGGGCGAGAAGCCGTACATGCCCGCCGTGTCATGGGTCTATCCCGCGCCGCCGGCCGGACAAGCGCGTGCGATCCCCGCGACGCCGGTGATGCCCGCCATCACCGCACGCAACTACCGCTATGGTCTCACCGGCGACGCGCCCCCCTGGAGGCCCGTCAGCGTCTACGACGACGGCAGGCGGGTCTATGTCGAGTTTCCAGGCGGGATCGTGCAAGGCGAGATGCCGCCCATCTTCGTCATCGGCCCGGATGGCGAGGCTGAAATCGCCAACAGCCGCGTCTACCAGAACACCCTGATCGTCGACCGTCTCTTTGGCGCGGCGGAATTGCGACTTGGCAGTGGCAAGCGGCAACAGACCGTCAGGATCGTCCGCACCGATGCCACGCGGAGAGGTCTGTCGATGTCAGGCACCAATGCGGCGCCGAATGCAAAGGACGCATTTCGTCAAAGGGGAGGGGAGCACTCGTGA
- a CDS encoding metallophosphoesterase family protein → MKTLVHLSDLHFGKTESQLVEAIAAEVRAVDADLLVVSGDLTQRARKVEFLHARAFLDSLPGPRIVVPGNHDVPLWNVFARAVTPLSRYKRYIAADTDPFYADSEVAVVGINTARSLTIKDGRINLRQLEAATEKFAHMSDDITRVVVTHHPFEGLGLESDEGIVGRAGLAMDAFSRSGVDIILSGHQHLHRAGSSARRYIIDGYAALLIQAGTAVSSRLRHAANSFNIIRISHPTITVECRAWQAAQFGFETSASYSFRHGPSGWEPA, encoded by the coding sequence GTGAAAACCCTCGTCCACCTTTCGGATCTGCACTTTGGAAAAACAGAGAGCCAACTTGTGGAAGCGATCGCGGCAGAGGTTCGTGCCGTCGACGCTGATTTGCTCGTCGTCTCGGGGGATCTGACGCAACGCGCCCGGAAAGTCGAATTCCTGCACGCGCGGGCCTTTCTTGATTCCCTTCCCGGTCCCCGCATCGTGGTACCCGGCAATCATGACGTGCCGCTCTGGAATGTCTTCGCGCGTGCCGTGACGCCTCTTTCACGATACAAGCGTTACATCGCGGCGGACACGGACCCGTTCTACGCCGATAGCGAAGTCGCGGTCGTCGGGATCAACACGGCACGGTCCCTGACAATCAAGGATGGCAGGATCAATCTTCGCCAGCTCGAGGCGGCGACGGAAAAATTCGCACATATGTCCGATGACATTACCCGAGTAGTGGTGACTCATCATCCTTTTGAAGGGCTGGGTCTGGAAAGCGACGAAGGCATCGTTGGCCGCGCGGGTCTGGCCATGGATGCATTCTCGCGCAGCGGTGTCGACATCATATTGTCTGGCCACCAGCATCTTCACCGTGCCGGTTCGAGCGCTAGGCGTTACATTATCGACGGCTATGCGGCACTGCTTATTCAAGCAGGAACGGCAGTTTCATCGCGGCTTCGCCACGCTGCAAACTCGTTTAATATCATTCGCATCAGTCATCCAACGATCACCGTTGAATGTCGCGCCTGGCAGGCTGCGCAATTTGGATTCGAAACCTCGGCCAGCTATTCCTTTCGGCACGGTCCCAGCGGGTGGGAACCAGCTTGA
- a CDS encoding VirB3 family type IV secretion system protein: MTTALEQLDAVPGWTVPVHRALTEQILLGGAPRAIAILNGTLAGAVGLGLRLWLVGLLIWAIGHLTAVWAARRDPLFFEVGRRHLRLPGHFSV; this comes from the coding sequence ATGACAACCGCTCTTGAGCAACTCGACGCGGTGCCGGGGTGGACGGTGCCCGTCCACCGGGCGCTGACGGAACAGATCCTGCTCGGTGGCGCGCCGCGCGCAATCGCGATCCTGAATGGCACGCTGGCGGGCGCTGTCGGTCTTGGGCTGCGGCTGTGGCTGGTCGGTCTCCTCATCTGGGCAATCGGACATCTCACGGCGGTATGGGCCGCCAGGCGCGATCCGCTGTTTTTCGAGGTTGGGCGCCGACACCTGCGGCTCCCCGGACATTTTTCGGTTTGA